From the genome of Synergistes jonesii, one region includes:
- a CDS encoding virion core protein, T7 gp14 family → MCNPVVAAVASVAGTLYSGVSQMQAAREQAAAARMQSEYQARALEFNAEQARGEAEAVSKQGASEQEALARKQRAVAASGRAAAGASGLLVDSGTAAAVEEATELEAERDRDVLRQNYQRQRFGLINQAVGLEHQAEGTRRGGEAYASAVENAGRAALTGSLLTSAGAVAAKWDDMAVGRKKPAAATAHRSFYKGFWGLN, encoded by the coding sequence GTGTGTAATCCGGTTGTAGCGGCCGTCGCGTCCGTGGCCGGCACGCTCTACTCCGGCGTTTCGCAGATGCAGGCAGCGCGGGAGCAGGCCGCCGCCGCGAGGATGCAGAGCGAGTATCAGGCCCGGGCGCTTGAATTCAACGCAGAGCAGGCGCGCGGCGAGGCTGAGGCGGTGTCGAAGCAGGGGGCCTCCGAACAGGAGGCTCTCGCCCGCAAGCAGCGCGCGGTGGCGGCTTCCGGACGCGCGGCGGCCGGGGCTTCGGGGCTGCTGGTGGATTCCGGCACGGCGGCCGCCGTCGAGGAGGCTACGGAGCTGGAAGCGGAGCGCGACCGCGACGTGCTGCGGCAGAATTATCAGCGGCAGCGCTTCGGGCTCATCAATCAGGCGGTGGGGCTCGAGCATCAGGCGGAAGGCACGCGCCGGGGCGGCGAGGCTTACGCCTCCGCAGTGGAGAACGCCGGACGCGCGGCTTTGACGGGCTCTCTTCTGACTTCGGCCGGCGCGGTGGCCGCCAAGTGGGACGATATGGCGGTCGGAAGGAAGAAGCCCGCGGCCGCCACGGCGCACAGAAGTTTTTATAAGGGCTTCTGGGGGCTGAATTAG